A single region of the Anaerolineales bacterium genome encodes:
- a CDS encoding TetR family transcriptional regulator: MTETALTPEQILEAAEDVLRRFGPAKATVVDVARVLGVSHGSVYRHFPSKAALRDAVTERWLARLCAPLAAVVGENTPAPERLRRWFDLLIRSKRSRALDDPELFATYIQLVAGARDVVKGHVDTLVSQIAQIIAEGVKQGDFTVNDPFAAGQGVFYATARFHDPVHAAEWADLNIDAAFESVWTLLMRGLGAGNP; encoded by the coding sequence ATGACCGAAACAGCACTCACCCCTGAACAGATTTTGGAAGCGGCAGAAGATGTCCTTCGTCGGTTTGGTCCCGCCAAAGCGACAGTCGTTGACGTTGCCCGCGTGTTGGGGGTGAGTCACGGGAGTGTTTACCGGCACTTTCCAAGCAAGGCAGCCTTGCGCGATGCCGTCACCGAACGCTGGTTGGCGCGTCTTTGCGCACCATTGGCAGCGGTGGTGGGGGAGAATACGCCCGCCCCAGAGCGGCTGCGGCGCTGGTTTGATCTCTTGATTCGCTCCAAACGAAGCCGTGCGCTAGACGATCCCGAACTGTTTGCCACCTACATTCAACTTGTCGCCGGCGCAAGAGATGTCGTCAAAGGGCATGTCGATACCCTTGTCAGCCAGATCGCCCAGATCATCGCCGAGGGGGTTAAACAAGGCGACTTTACAGTAAATGATCCTTTTGCCGCAGGGCAGGGGGTGTTCTATGCCACAGCACGCTTCCATGATCCTGTTCATGCCGCAGAGTGGGCTGATCTGAACATCGATGCGGCATTTGAGAGCGTCTGGACGCTTCTTATGAGAGGTCTCGGCGCAGGCAATCCGTGA
- a CDS encoding aldo/keto reductase, translated as MMTRTLGSAGLAVSAIGLGCMGMSDLYGPSDEAESGATLHAALEAGITLLDTADFYGMGHNERLIGEALRSHTRQQVVVSVKFGVLRAPNGSVGGLDGRPAAVKNFLAYTLRRLGTDYVDIYRPARVDPNVPIEDTVGAIADMVKAGYVRHIGLSEAGVDTLRRAQATHPIVDLQIEYSLFSRGIEAEILPTCRELGIGVTAYGVLSRGLLSGHWSKERTMAAHDFRKASPRFDGENLDHNLGLVDALREIAQAKAVTVAQIAIAWVLARGEDIVPLVGARRRDRLTEALGARNVFLTADDLAKIERAVPLGAAAGERYNVHGMASLDSERERRGSA; from the coding sequence ATCATGACTCGCACGCTTGGTTCTGCCGGACTTGCTGTCTCGGCAATTGGTCTTGGTTGTATGGGCATGTCGGATTTGTATGGTCCAAGTGATGAGGCGGAGAGCGGCGCCACACTTCACGCGGCGCTTGAGGCGGGGATCACCTTGCTGGATACCGCCGACTTTTACGGGATGGGACACAACGAACGACTAATTGGTGAGGCACTGCGCAGCCATACTCGCCAACAGGTTGTGGTTAGCGTTAAGTTTGGTGTGTTACGCGCACCGAATGGCAGTGTCGGCGGGCTTGACGGGCGACCAGCCGCCGTCAAAAACTTCCTCGCCTACACCCTGCGGCGGCTTGGTACAGACTATGTGGACATATACCGTCCGGCACGGGTCGATCCCAATGTACCGATTGAGGACACCGTTGGGGCAATCGCGGATATGGTGAAGGCGGGGTATGTGCGGCACATCGGTCTTTCCGAAGCGGGAGTTGATACGCTGCGCCGCGCACAAGCCACCCATCCCATCGTTGATCTGCAAATTGAATATTCCCTGTTCTCACGCGGGATTGAGGCGGAGATTCTGCCAACCTGCCGTGAGCTTGGCATTGGGGTGACAGCTTACGGCGTCCTCTCGCGTGGGCTGCTGAGTGGGCATTGGTCGAAGGAACGGACGATGGCGGCACACGATTTCCGCAAGGCAAGTCCGCGCTTTGATGGGGAAAATCTGGATCATAATCTTGGGCTTGTGGACGCCCTGCGCGAGATTGCACAAGCAAAGGCGGTAACTGTTGCCCAGATCGCTATTGCGTGGGTATTAGCGCGTGGCGAGGATATAGTTCCGCTGGTGGGAGCGCGGCGGCGGGATCGTCTGACGGAAGCGTTGGGCGCACGGAATGTTTTTCTGACAGCGGACGATTTGGCGAAGATTGAGCGTGCTGTGCCGCTTGGCGCTGCCGCCGGGGAACGTTATAATGTGCATGGGATGGCGTCCCTCGACAGCGAGCGCGAACGGCGTGGCAGCGCCTGA